In Pseudomonas oryzicola, one DNA window encodes the following:
- a CDS encoding asparaginase: MSGQTHLPKLSIGSLGGTVSMQASANGCAVVPRLGCEELLANVPQLRELAQLEMATLGLLPSASLGFAALLDVLAWARVEVERGAQAVILTQGTDSLEETAYFLDLLWPFDAPIVMTGAMRAASQPGCDGPANLLAAVNVALAPGSRGRGVLVLMNDQVHSAARVRKTASLAMAAFESPGAGALGDVVEGVVVYRQPATRRQVLPLPQRTEHRVALLEACLDADTALLQAVATLGYEGLVIAGFGAGHVSGCWAQVLDMLVPALPVIVATRTGSGPTARATYGFAGAEIDLQGKGVHLAGQLCPRKCRILLWLLIGSGRQHLLQSLLPG, from the coding sequence ATGAGCGGGCAAACACATCTGCCCAAGCTGTCGATCGGCAGCCTGGGAGGCACGGTGAGCATGCAGGCAAGCGCCAATGGATGCGCGGTGGTGCCCAGGCTTGGTTGCGAAGAATTGTTGGCAAACGTGCCACAGCTGCGTGAGCTGGCCCAGCTTGAAATGGCCACGCTGGGCCTGCTACCCAGCGCCTCGCTGGGCTTTGCGGCGTTGCTCGACGTGTTGGCCTGGGCCCGTGTTGAGGTAGAGCGCGGGGCGCAGGCGGTAATCCTGACCCAAGGTACCGACAGCCTTGAGGAAACGGCGTATTTCCTCGATCTGCTGTGGCCGTTCGATGCGCCAATCGTGATGACCGGAGCCATGCGCGCGGCCAGCCAGCCGGGCTGCGACGGCCCGGCCAACCTGTTGGCTGCGGTGAACGTTGCCCTGGCGCCGGGCAGCCGTGGGCGCGGCGTATTGGTGCTGATGAACGATCAGGTCCACAGCGCAGCAAGGGTGCGCAAGACCGCCAGCCTGGCGATGGCCGCATTCGAGTCGCCCGGTGCTGGCGCCCTGGGCGATGTCGTGGAGGGCGTGGTGGTCTATCGCCAGCCGGCTACTCGGCGGCAGGTGCTGCCGCTACCGCAACGCACCGAGCATCGTGTTGCACTGCTGGAAGCCTGCCTGGACGCGGATACGGCGTTGTTACAGGCCGTTGCCACTTTGGGTTACGAGGGGCTGGTCATTGCCGGATTTGGTGCGGGACATGTTTCCGGTTGTTGGGCCCAGGTGCTGGATATGCTCGTGCCCGCCTTGCCGGTAATCGTCGCCACCCGCACAGGCAGTGGCCCTACCGCCCGCGCGACCTATGGCTTTGCCGGAGCCGAGATCGACCTGCAAGGCAAAGGTGTACACCTGGCTGGGCAGCTTTGCCCACGCAAGTGTCGCATTCTGTTGTGGTTGTTGATCGGTAGCGGCAGGCAGCACCTGCTGCAAAGCCTGTTGCCAGGCTGA